One region of Longimicrobium sp. genomic DNA includes:
- a CDS encoding acyltransferase, translating to MPIYPLRKLDPAAEATALYDRWLGELQEALARGDDRWELCRQTLTALWYPGMAGVDPRNLPLAVQASLAQMDARNVTLEPEYYAEVDVERFNERKPLLWMWQMFDRSPMGGNVHLGVHFRRALAPYLFKRVGKNFKCFHFVEFTYGYNLEVGDDVVVHRNVLLDDRGGIVLGNGVSISDYANIYSHTHSIVDQRDVSNLQTVLGDGVRITYHATVLAGTHVGENAMVGAMAVATKDVRAYHVNVGIPAKSVRVKPNAPPEVYKVTLRSEGTASGASAAGEG from the coding sequence ATGCCCATATATCCGCTGCGCAAACTGGACCCGGCCGCCGAGGCGACCGCGCTGTACGACCGGTGGCTCGGGGAGCTGCAGGAGGCGCTGGCCCGCGGCGACGACCGCTGGGAGCTGTGCCGCCAGACACTCACCGCGCTCTGGTATCCGGGGATGGCCGGCGTGGACCCGCGCAACCTCCCGCTCGCGGTGCAGGCGTCGCTGGCGCAGATGGACGCACGCAACGTCACCCTGGAGCCCGAGTACTACGCCGAGGTGGACGTGGAGCGCTTCAACGAGCGGAAGCCGCTGCTCTGGATGTGGCAGATGTTCGACCGCAGCCCCATGGGCGGCAACGTGCACCTGGGCGTGCACTTCCGCCGCGCGCTGGCGCCGTACCTCTTCAAGCGCGTGGGCAAGAACTTCAAGTGCTTCCACTTCGTGGAGTTCACGTACGGCTACAACCTGGAAGTGGGCGACGACGTGGTGGTGCACCGCAACGTCCTGCTCGACGACCGCGGCGGGATCGTACTGGGGAACGGCGTGTCGATCTCCGACTACGCCAACATCTACTCCCACACGCACTCCATCGTCGACCAGCGCGACGTCAGCAACCTGCAGACGGTGCTCGGCGACGGCGTGCGCATCACCTACCACGCCACCGTGCTCGCCGGGACGCACGTGGGGGAGAACGCGATGGTGGGGGCGATGGCGGTGGCCACCAAGGACGTGCGCGCCTACCACGTCAACGTGGGCATCCCCGCCAAGTCGGTGCGGGTGAAGCCCAACGCGCCGCCCGAGGTGTACAAGGTGACGCTGCGCAGCGAAGGGACCGCCTCCGGGGCATCCGCCGCGGGAGAAGGGTGA